The Candidatus Bathyarchaeia archaeon genomic sequence GGGTTCTAGCCTGAAGTTCGCTTTAGTTTTCCTTCCTTGGGTGAATAGATCATTCCTTCCTTAATCAACTGTCCCACGAATCGCCGTGCTTCTCCATCGGTAACCTTTTCCCGCTCGACTATCGCGGCGCTGAGAATTTTCTCATCTACGGTCCCCGTTTCCCGTTCGAGTTCAGCCACAATCGCCATTACCCTTCCCAAGGAGTCTCGAACTGTCGCTGGCTTACCAGTCATTATTGTGTCGATGTCGATCTTGCCGGTTTTCACGTCCACCCCGACATCGTAGAGGGCGTAGCTCATGATCTTGACTGCGCTCTTCGCATCTTCAACGGTTACTTCTTCCCTGAGGAAAGCGCGGGCCCTGGCCTCAGAAATCCGGACCAGGCCCTCAAGCTGTCTAGGAGTTATCGCAACAGCCGCCTCTTTGCCAGTGGTGTTGCGCATCTTCAAATAGAAATCCTGCAACTCTTTCACGGCTTCCGGAGTTAGAACTGGAACTATTCTCTTCGCGTAGCTGATGTATTTTCGCAGAAATTCAGGTGGAAAAGGCGCCTCTTCAGGTGTGTGTTTCGTCTTGTGCAGCGAGAGAATGTGCTCTGACATTCGGGAATCATTTTCGGGCTCAGGCAGATCCTTTACTAGAAAGATCAGGTCAAATCGGGAAAGGATTGTCACTGGTAGGTTGATGTTTTCGTTAATGTTCTTATGAGGCTCATACCGCCCGAGAGCCGGGTTGGCGGCGGCTAGAACCGATGCCCTAGCGTTCAATGTGGCCACTATGCCCCCCTTAGCAACACTAACGGTCTGCTGTTCAAGAGCCTCGTGAATTGCAACACGATCATCAGGCCGCATCTTGTCCAGCTCATCAATACAGTTGTGAGTGAGGATGCCTTCAGTGACAAAGTGTTCCCCTAGAGGAACGCGAAGATCATAGACGTAGCCCGTGTAGAATTCCGACTTGACGGTTCGGATTGCTTCGAGGGCATAGTCGTCTCCAGCGAGCGCGAGGAGTCGTTCTTGAGAAGACGGATCCAGCCAGGGATCTAGTCGACGGATGAGCCGTTGCAGAGGAGCTTTGTAGGGTTGACGCTTGCCGCTACGGTATGAATGGAATGCACTCCAATCACCGGAGCGGAGAAGTTCGCCGGGGACTGGCCGCAAGCCCGAAAGCGCCAGACGAAGGGGTGATGCGGGAACTGCCTCGTGTCGAGCTGAAATTCGCGTTCGCTGAGGAGGAATGACTTTCGCTTTCTCCGAGTACGGGCTTATTCGCTCCATCAACCGCTTCACATCAGCCCTGGACGTAATCTGTACGCTCATTACGCCTTGCAGATTCCTTATGCGAGCGTATACGTCGAAGCGCCGGAGCGCCCAAAGCAAGCGTCGGTTTGATGCAAGATCATTGGAGAGAAGAAGATCGAAGGAGACCACTGAGTATTGCCGATTCTTCTTTACACTAAAGCAACCATCAGCATCAACAGCTCCAGCTAGGAATCCGGCAAGCGCCGCATCATCGAGATGAAGAAGGTCTCGGAGTCCGTTCCGCGTCAACCACTCGAACAAGTATACGAAGAGGTTAGAATGTGAGACGAGAACCTGGCATTCCGAGCTTTTGGCAAACTTTGTCGTCATGGCTCGGCGTAGATACATCTTCCATGGGTGGTCCGAGACTTGGCTCATTGCTCTATGGAGTCGTCTGATGTAATTGGGGTGGGTTGATGATTGGGTGATTCTCAAGGCGGAGTGCTTGGCATTGGATTGCACATGTCCGTCTCCGTAGGCGAACCCTATGATGTATGCAAGATCCGCCGTGAGTGTGGCGATCTTGAGACGTTCTGTGTTCTTCTTTCTTCCGAAGGCAAACGGTCGTTGTACCCAGGAGTTGTATATACCTGTGTCTTTCAAGATCGCCTTGAATTGCCCTACTTTTAGCGCTCCGCGGCCATTGAGTGCATCACGTCTGAGGCCGTAGTAACTGTTGATTGCTCGTAAGGAGTGATGCTTGACCTCTAAGAGCTGGCGAATCTCCATTTTCTCTCTGGGAGTCGGTTGAATGATCCAGTTTTCCGGAACAATGTCGAGGATCCTAACCGGAGTCCGTGAGGAGGGTAGCTTCTTGAGGGCGACGATCTTGTCGCCAGGACCGAAGTTACCTATGGGCTTCCACTCTAGCGTCTTTCCGTCGAGAACTGGATGAGTTGGCGTCAAGCGGAGTTCCATTCCAGACTCCATGCTCACACGGAGAAGCTGGCCACTGTACCATCTGCGTGCAACTAGCGTTGCGGTTGCCTGCCTTGTCGCAAGTTTGACAAGGTCGAGATTTGCAACAGGCTGAAGCAAAAGGGACAATTCTAATTCATGACCTCCTGACAGCGCCCGCTCAAAGCGCTCCTCGTCGAAGAGATCAGCCACCCTCTTCTGGGCTCCACCGACAAAGACTTCGCTATCCGGATGAAGGCATGCAATTCCTTTGTCGGCGAGCACCAAGGCACCTGCTTCCAAGACCATTCCCCCGGTTTTCTCGCGAAGAACGGCCGCGGTGAGGCCTGCAGCCGTGGTTCCCCTGCCTGAAGTGTAAAGGCCTCGAGGAGCGATTCTTGACACATACTGGAGAAGTTGACTTTTCGCGGTGTTGTGAGAGATCATTCCGTTCGCGATAAACTGGTGGCTCTTGGGAACCTCAATATCATAGACATCGGCAGGCTCTCTATAGTACACGGCCGCAACTCGTTCACTGTGTTGCCTTCCAAAACGCTTCAGTCTCGCAGCTCTCTCCCTAAGGTGCGCCAGACGAGTCTGTTTCTTGGTTGACGCAAAACCGATCTTGTCGGCAAATTTTAGAATGCTTCTTCCTCTTCTGATCAGAAGCGCGTTTTCTATTATTCGTGAGTGTATTCCGAATCGTAGGAGAAGAATTTGGACGTCTCTAAGAAGCTCGATGTCTTTTGCTTTGAGGCCGATCGCCCCGCATCCTCTCTTGCTGGAGAAGACTGTTCCGTCTGCCTCGTATAGCCACCTCAGGAACGACGATACCACCTTGTTTCCAGATCTGAGAATGAAACATGGCACGCGCTTGTCTTTCAGGATGGCCAGATTGTACGCAACATCTTGACTGTTAATTACTCCTTCTGATAGCTCGACGTTGCGATTTGGCCCCTTTCGAAGACTAACCGTTGGACTGATTCCAAAGAGATTGAAGGACATATCGCAAAGTGGCTTTAGAGTGTCCTTTTCGCCCTCAGCGACCGTAAACCCTACTCTATACCGCTGCACCCACCCATCGCCAAGCAGATACCCCACGAACGCGGCAAGTTCAGATGTCACCTTCTTTGGAAGTCGGCCACGAAATCTAGGACCTAATCCGTAAGCGAGCGGCCGCCATCCAGTGTTGACAAAGCCTGTAATATAACACGGGAATCCAGAAACGACTGCGACTCTGTCGCCAACTTTGAACTCATCCAACCTCTTCCAGCGTCGAAATTGAAGACGATCGACCACCTCGACCGAAAGCAAGGGGTGATTGTGTGTGCCTCGAATGCTCTTTCCGGTCTCAGTGACGATCTCCATCGTGGGTTGACTACGGTAGATGTGAAATCGATTTGCGAGATCTTTCTCCGCTCTTCCGCGACCTGTCAGAACTGCGATTTTCAATTCTTCAAGGTGACGGCGGCCAAAGTCTTCGATTTTCGCGATCGTCCCGTCGCCTAGGACAACTCGCTCGTCGCCGATAAGGCATCCTGGATCTCCGATGAGTAACGTGTTCAAGTCTCCCCTGATACTTACTCCGTCGGGGAGATGCTTGGAGACGCCTCCGAAGAGTAGGTAGAGTATTCCTTCTTTGATCTCCCCGTAGCCGTAGATGGATGGCGCGAGGCTCATGATGAGCTTGCGGTGAACGAATGGGTCTTTGGATGCTTCTAGAATCTTCTTCTCATCATCACGGGTGATCTCGACAACTTCTGTCTCTTTGCCTACTACATCAACAAAGTTTGCCTCGAGGTATAGGTTGAAGGTTCTTAGGCGACCCTTTTCTCCCACGTACTGTTTCTCGGCTCTTACGATGGATGTGACGGCCACGCGGTCTCCGGGACGAGCTGAGTCGACAATGTCGTCTTCTAATCTGACATCGAGATATCGTGGCAGCTGTCCAGGGGGAAGGTCCTCTGGGCGTTCCTGGACTCGGGCTTCCTGGGTGTTCTTGAACTTGCATTGCTCCTCCAACAGTTCCCATGCGGTCTTCTGTTTGCAACTTGGACACGTTGGACCGGGTCCTCGCATTAAGTCCCCGCTCTGTTCTTCCTGAACGATTTCGAGGCACTTTCTGCACCGGAATACGGCCTTGAGGATCATCGGCCGAACTTGTGTGGTCCTAACTACGATCCCCTCTACAAGGGCGAGTTTTTTCATGTCCTCGGCCCCAATCTTTCGGAGAGCTCTCTTCTCTGGGAGGCGGCGGAACCGAGCGAATATTCGACCAGCATGTTCTGCGTACTCAGGGTCCTCCACGCGCATCTGGGCTGTAGCGGCCGAGCTTGCGTAACCTATGTAGTCGTCCGGTCGCTCCGTGACGCTACGAGCTAGGGCCGGATCAAAAGCGATGAGATCATCAAAGTCGATTACGAGAGAGATACCGTTGTTTACTGCGACCTGAGCAAGCCGTTTTCGGTACTTGGATCCAACCTGGTCCGCTAGAAATGAACGGAAAAAGTCTTGGAAAACGTCCTCAGGACGAGAGGTCTGGGGATTAACGAGCGTCAATTGGTGCTCTCACGGCCAAGAATGTCCTTCTTCCATGACTCCACGTTCTCGCGCACCTTCTCGTACAGTGCTTGTTCTTCGACCGTCAGATTCGCTGTGACGTCGGTGGTTTGTTCTCCGGACGCTCCGAGAGAAGCGATTTTCTTCACTCGAATATTGACAATGTCCCTGGAGAGCGCTAGTGCTTTGTCCAGATCGCGGGCCTTGGTTCTGTCTTTCGCTTCAAGGCCCTTTAACTCCTTGATAAGACGGCGGAGCTGAAAGTAGAACGACCGAGGCAGTTTCGGGATCTGCCTTGCGCCGGGCAGCGTTTCCTTGTAGTGAGTGGTCGATAGGGTGTTGAGGGTCAGCTGCTCCTCATCCTTGAAGCGGGCGTATCCCATCTGAACCAAGTGCTGAGCAGTCCACAGCGAAAGTTCGACCTCTTGCCCCATCCGATATGGGCCAAGGATCCTGTCCCCGATCCGAGTTTCGGGAAACTCGCGGAGAAGCGTAATTCGCGAAGGCGAGTTTTCAAACTCTGTATCTACAATCTCTACGATTGACGGTTCCTTCTCCAGTTTACTCGCCCCCGGGAATCACCAAGACGAAAGTGAGCCCCATAAAACCAATTCTAAACAGAAAACCAAATTGATCACACGATATTTGCTCAGAGAGGTGGATGAAACAGTTCTATATGGCTGGGAGCACCAACATGTGTGTTGGATCTGATTGGAAGCCGCTCTTTGGACTGAGAAGTACAGGCCGAAAAACCTGGACGACATCATGGACCAGGAAGAAATAGTTTCGCGGCTCAAGGATTTTGTCAAAAGGGGAACTATGCCCCACTGCTTGTTCGCGGGTCCGCCCGGGACGGGTAAGACTACAGCTGGATTGTGTCTCGCTCATGATCTGTTCGGGGAGCGATTCCAGGACGCGTTCAAGGAGCTTAATGCGAGTGATGAACGGGGAATAGATGTCGTGCGGACTACTGTGAAAGAGTTCGCGCGAATGGCTTCACTTACAACTGTTCCTTTCAAGATTCTTGTCCTGGATGAGGCGGACAATATGACCAGCGACGCTCAGGGAGCGCTTCGGCGGACGATGGAGAATTACACTAACACTTGTCGTTTCATTCTCTGCTGCAACTATTCGGGCAGAATAATCGAGCCAATCCAATCAAGATGTGCACTGTTCCGATTTACACCATTACCCGAGGAAAAGGTCGTAGAATCTCTCCATCGAATCGCAAAGAATGAGAACTTGAAGACCACTGACGGGGGTCTGAAAACTATTGTTGAAGTAGCCGAAGGAGACCTTCGAAAAGCCATCAACATTCTCCAAGCTGCCTCCTCTATGTCGAAGGGGATCTCCGAAGAGACCGTCTACCAAGTTGTGGGGAGAGCTAGGCCCTCTGACGTCCACGAGATGCTGAATCATGCCTTGAAGGGCGACTTTCTCAAGGCGCGGGATGAGCTTCGAACCCTTCTCGTCAAGTACGGGTTGTCGGGATCCGACATTGTTCGCCAGATTCACTCTGAAGTCTTCCGCCTCCCTATTCCTGAGAAGACAAGGATCAGCTTGATCGAGGCGATCGGGGACACGGACTTCCGGCTGGTACAAGGAGGAGATGAAGAAGTCCAGCTCAGTGCTCTGCTGGCCCATCTAGCTGCTCAAGCATCGGTTCATAGAAGTGTTCGAGAGGAACATGTCACAGCCCTGGACCGTTAGATACAGACCACAGACAACTCGAGAGATAGCAGGCAACAAGCCTGCACTAGAGAAGATTCGACAGTGGCTTGACTCCTGGTCAAATGGCAACCCATCCAAGGCCGCAGTTCTTCTGTACGGCCCTGCCGGGGTGGGAAAGACAACAGTTGCCGAGGCTATTGCTCGAGAGAGAGGATGGGACCTTGTAGAGATCAATGCCTCGGACAAGCGAGGTGGCGACATTCTATCGAGAATCGCTGGGCTCGCATCAACCCAATCTTCTCTGACCAGCAAGGGAAGACTCATACTACTGGATGAGGTAGACGGCATAAACCTCAGGACCGACTCGGGCGCGATCATTGCGATTCTCCGGGTAATCAAAGACTCCCAGTTTCCGATCGTTCTAACAGCCAATGACCCTTGGGATCCGAAGATCAGGCCACTGCGGGACGCATGCCTGCTCATCGAGCTGAAAAGACTAGGATTGCGCGAAGGAATCCCATTGTTAAGGGGCATCCTCGCGAAAGAAGGAGTGAATGCGGAAGAGCAGGCACTCAGGTCCATCATGGAACGGGACCGAGGCGATATGAGATCGGCAATAACCGACATTCAGATTCTGACTGGACCTAAAGAGAGCCTAACCTTAGAAGATACGGCGCTGCTGTCAACTCGAGACAGAACAGAGTCCATATTCGAAGTTCTGAGGATCATCTTCAACAGCAGAACCGTCGCCGAGGCGCGACGAGCATTGGACAGGTCGGATGTCGACCATGAAATGCTCTTTCAGTGGATACTGGAAAACACTCCAGGCCAAATTCCGAAACCTCGCGAACTCGAAGCGGCCATGTCAGCACTTGCGGAGGCTGATCTCTACTACGCGCGAATCAGAAAGACACAGTCCTGGCACCTACTATCTTACGCTCTCGATCTCATGACCGCAGGTGTGGCCGTCGCGAAGGAGACGAGCCCGGTTGGCTGGGTCTCGATGAAATTCCCGCAGCGAATTAGCTCGATGTCACGCAGTCGCCGAACAAGAGAGCTTCGAAAGGGGATTGGAGCGTTGATAGGTTACAAATCCCACTTATCAAGTCGAAGGGGAACCAAACTCTACTTGCCTATGATCCGGTTCATCCGCGAGCATGATCCTGAAAAGTATGACAGGATTGCAGAATGGCTTGATGCGAAAGAACCGCTGGACGAGATTCTCTCTCTGGAACCTGAGACAGCCGCCTAGCGGTTACGCATTACAAGAGCACCGCCAACGATCGCGATAATTGTTGAGATGACCTCAGCAACCAAAAGCTGTTGGAGCGCTTGAGCAGTGATAGTGGCTCCAGCTCCCATGGCGGTCGTGGCAGCAATTGCGCCCATGCAACCTGTGAATAGAAGGAGCATTCCTACTGTAAGAAAAGCTTCCTTCAAGCCCTACCACCTTCTATGCTCTAGCGGTTCGAAGCGAAATAAAAGTTTACTCTATTGTCGAATAGTGATCGTCCTATTCCTTCAACGCTAGGTTGACGAGTTCGCGCGTCACGCCGAGATACGTCCTGTAATCGAGTGCGTCCTTGATCTCCTGGGTCTTCAGCCTCTTGGAGATGAATTTGTCTTCGAGCAAGAGCTTCGAGAATGAAATCTTATTGTCGAGGGCTCTTATCGACATCTTCCTTATCCTCTCGTGAGCCTCTTGTCTCGGCACCCCTATAGCCACGAGCAAATTCACAATTCTCTCCGCAAGCAACGAGCCTTGTGATAGCTCCAAGTTTCTTTCCATATTTTCTGGAAGCACTTCCAAACCATCCAAGACATGTGTTACAAGCCGAAGCATTTCGTCGGTAAGAATAAAGGACATTGGGAAGATGAAGCGCTCGCTGGCAGAGTTGGATATGTCTCGCTCGTGCCAGAGAGGAATATTCTCTAGAGCCGGTATGACTAGCCCTCGCATTAACTTGGCCATGCTGGAGACCCTTTCGCTGAGCTCAGGATTCCTTTTCGATGGTAGAGCCGAGCTTCCAACCTGCTTCTCTCGCTCAAACGGTTCCATTACCTCCGAGATTTCGCTTCTCTGAAGATTCCGGACCTCCGTTGCGAACTTGTCTAGACTCGACCCTAGCAGAGAGAGATAACAAATGGTCTCCGCGTGTAAATCTCTCTGGACGACTTGCGTGACGAGGCCTGCTGGTTTGAGCCCCAACCTGCTCAACGCTCTCTCCTGAATCTTCAGCGCGTTTTTCCCAAGCCCAGCCCCATTTCCAACTATTCCGAGAATCTTCCCTACGAGAACTCGTTCTTCGACCTGGTTCAGTCTCTGCTGGTATCTTCGGACTTCCTCTAACCAGACCGCGAACTTGAGACCTAGAGTGATGACTCCGGCGTGGCGCCCGTGAGTCCGACCAACCATCAAGAGCGATCTGTGCTTACGAACCCTCGAAGCAAGGATCTCCTCGAGTCCATTGAGTCGTTTCTCTAGAACGGAGAATGCTTCCTTGAACTGGAGCGCCGTTGCAGTATCTTCAATATCGTAACTAGTTAACCCATAATGAACGTATTTACGTCCCTCACCGGTGCATGCTTCCGAGAGCGCCACGACCATTGCCATTAGATCGTGCCGAATTTCCTTCTCAATACCCTTGACATGATCCAAAGTCACTATCTTCGTATTTGCGTTTCGTCTGATTTCCTCTGCCGCTTCCTTTGGAATATTACCGACAAATGCTTGCGCCTCCGCAACCGCCGCTTCTACATCCAGCCATCGTTGGAGCTTGTTTTCTTCCTCGAAGATTCTCCTCATCTCTGGACTGCCATAACGGCCCGTGTCAATTGGAAGTATCGGCAATGTTACCGACCGAGCAAGGAAACAACTAGCCCATCATATTAAACAAACTCCGAAGAAAAACAGAGGAACAAATGACTGGTATCTGCGGCCTAATAGGCAGGGAATCGGCCGACCTCGAATCGAAAACGAAGATCATTCTTCCCCTAATGCGGAATCGTGGATCAGAATCTCAAACTTTCTCGCAAAGCGTCGCGAGCGGTGAAAGAATCGTGCTTGGGGTCTGCGATTACAATGGTCCGCGTTCATTTGACCATCAGGCGGTGCCGTTAGCCCTCGACGGCGTTTTGTTCAGTGATGACGGAAGAACAGACAAAGGCGGTCCGGCGGGTCCCGGCCGTCTCATCCAGACACCCGGAGCTTTCGCTTTCCTAACCTCGCTCAAGGATCAACTCATCGCGGGGAGGGACATCATTGGACAGAAGCCTCTCTATTTTGGAACTACTAAAGAAGGTACCACTGCCTTTGCCAGCCTGAAATCTCCTCTCATCTCGATCGGAATTCGAGAACCCGAGCCCGTTCCTCCAGGCAAAGTAATTCGAGCAGCCGCGGGAAGGTACGAGACGATCGTTGACCACTCGCTCAAACAGCCAAAGGAGGAAGCGAAAAGTGAGTCTGACGCGACTCTAGCTCTGGACGGACTCCTCACGGAAGCCGTCGGTAGAGTTGTACCACGAGGCTCGGGAATCGCGTTCTCTGGGGGACTTGACAGCGCTCTCGTTGCCTACATCGCGAAAAGTAAGGGTCTGGAGCCAACGCTGGTGTCGGTGGGACTGAAAGGACAGCAAGAACTAGCCCACGCGGAGAGAACCGCGAAGAGTTTTGGACTTCATGTCAACATAGGGGAATTCTCGAGTTCAGAGATTCTTGACTCGTTGCCGGAGGTCGTCGATATCACCGAGACCACTGACCCAACTATCGTGGGGATCTCGGTTCCCATCTATTTTGCCTGTCAGAGAATGCGCGAGATGGGCTTGAGCTACATCGCAGCCGGTCAGCTCAGTGATGAGTTATTCGGCGGTTACGGAAAGTTCGAAGACATCGCCTTGCGAGACGGGATGGAGAATCTTGGAAGGGAAATGTTCGACAGCGTTGTTTCCGCTTCTGTCAAAGACTTTGACCCCGGAGACAAGCTGGCTGTGTCAGCCGGTCTCGAACTTTGCTGCC encodes the following:
- a CDS encoding asparagine synthase-related protein, with translation MTGICGLIGRESADLESKTKIILPLMRNRGSESQTFSQSVASGERIVLGVCDYNGPRSFDHQAVPLALDGVLFSDDGRTDKGGPAGPGRLIQTPGAFAFLTSLKDQLIAGRDIIGQKPLYFGTTKEGTTAFASLKSPLISIGIREPEPVPPGKVIRAAAGRYETIVDHSLKQPKEEAKSESDATLALDGLLTEAVGRVVPRGSGIAFSGGLDSALVAYIAKSKGLEPTLVSVGLKGQQELAHAERTAKSFGLHVNIGEFSSSEILDSLPEVVDITETTDPTIVGISVPIYFACQRMREMGLSYIAAGQLSDELFGGYGKFEDIALRDGMENLGREMFDSVVSASVKDFDPGDKLAVSAGLELCCPFAYLPLVEYALRLPASLRVNLVDGKVIRKYVLRRVAARLRLPDTVVDRPKKAVQYSSGVQKVLLKEAKRRGISLGKMLESFTR
- the purB gene encoding adenylosuccinate lyase — translated: MPILPIDTGRYGSPEMRRIFEEENKLQRWLDVEAAVAEAQAFVGNIPKEAAEEIRRNANTKIVTLDHVKGIEKEIRHDLMAMVVALSEACTGEGRKYVHYGLTSYDIEDTATALQFKEAFSVLEKRLNGLEEILASRVRKHRSLLMVGRTHGRHAGVITLGLKFAVWLEEVRRYQQRLNQVEERVLVGKILGIVGNGAGLGKNALKIQERALSRLGLKPAGLVTQVVQRDLHAETICYLSLLGSSLDKFATEVRNLQRSEISEVMEPFEREKQVGSSALPSKRNPELSERVSSMAKLMRGLVIPALENIPLWHERDISNSASERFIFPMSFILTDEMLRLVTHVLDGLEVLPENMERNLELSQGSLLAERIVNLLVAIGVPRQEAHERIRKMSIRALDNKISFSKLLLEDKFISKRLKTQEIKDALDYRTYLGVTRELVNLALKE
- a CDS encoding replication factor C small subunit is translated as MEAALWTEKYRPKNLDDIMDQEEIVSRLKDFVKRGTMPHCLFAGPPGTGKTTAGLCLAHDLFGERFQDAFKELNASDERGIDVVRTTVKEFARMASLTTVPFKILVLDEADNMTSDAQGALRRTMENYTNTCRFILCCNYSGRIIEPIQSRCALFRFTPLPEEKVVESLHRIAKNENLKTTDGGLKTIVEVAEGDLRKAINILQAASSMSKGISEETVYQVVGRARPSDVHEMLNHALKGDFLKARDELRTLLVKYGLSGSDIVRQIHSEVFRLPIPEKTRISLIEAIGDTDFRLVQGGDEEVQLSALLAHLAAQASVHRSVREEHVTALDR
- a CDS encoding replication factor C large subunit; translated protein: MSQPWTVRYRPQTTREIAGNKPALEKIRQWLDSWSNGNPSKAAVLLYGPAGVGKTTVAEAIARERGWDLVEINASDKRGGDILSRIAGLASTQSSLTSKGRLILLDEVDGINLRTDSGAIIAILRVIKDSQFPIVLTANDPWDPKIRPLRDACLLIELKRLGLREGIPLLRGILAKEGVNAEEQALRSIMERDRGDMRSAITDIQILTGPKESLTLEDTALLSTRDRTESIFEVLRIIFNSRTVAEARRALDRSDVDHEMLFQWILENTPGQIPKPRELEAAMSALAEADLYYARIRKTQSWHLLSYALDLMTAGVAVAKETSPVGWVSMKFPQRISSMSRSRRTRELRKGIGALIGYKSHLSSRRGTKLYLPMIRFIREHDPEKYDRIAEWLDAKEPLDEILSLEPETAA
- a CDS encoding LAGLIDADG family homing endonuclease, which codes for MTLVNPQTSRPEDVFQDFFRSFLADQVGSKYRKRLAQVAVNNGISLVIDFDDLIAFDPALARSVTERPDDYIGYASSAATAQMRVEDPEYAEHAGRIFARFRRLPEKRALRKIGAEDMKKLALVEGIVVRTTQVRPMILKAVFRCRKCLEIVQEEQSGDLMRGPGPTCPSCKQKTAWELLEEQCKFKNTQEARVQERPEDLPPGQLPRYLDVRLEDDIVDSARPGDRVAVTSIVRAEKQYVGEKGRLRTFNLYLEANFVDVVGKETEVVEITRDDEKKILEASKDPFVHRKLIMSLAPSIYGYGEIKEGILYLLFGGVSKHLPDGVSIRGDLNTLLIGDPGCLIGDERVVLGDGTIAKIEDFGRRHLEELKIAVLTGRGRAEKDLANRFHIYRSQPTMEIVTETGKSIRGTHNHPLLSVEVVDRLQFRRWKRLDEFKVGDRVAVVSGFPCYITGFVNTGWRPLAYGLGPRFRGRLPKKVTSELAAFVGYLLGDGWVQRYRVGFTVAEGEKDTLKPLCDMSFNLFGISPTVSLRKGPNRNVELSEGVINSQDVAYNLAILKDKRVPCFILRSGNKVVSSFLRWLYEADGTVFSSKRGCGAIGLKAKDIELLRDVQILLLRFGIHSRIIENALLIRRGRSILKFADKIGFASTKKQTRLAHLRERAARLKRFGRQHSERVAAVYYREPADVYDIEVPKSHQFIANGMISHNTAKSQLLQYVSRIAPRGLYTSGRGTTAAGLTAAVLREKTGGMVLEAGALVLADKGIACLHPDSEVFVGGAQKRVADLFDEERFERALSGGHELELSLLLQPVANLDLVKLATRQATATLVARRWYSGQLLRVSMESGMELRLTPTHPVLDGKTLEWKPIGNFGPGDKIVALKKLPSSRTPVRILDIVPENWIIQPTPREKMEIRQLLEVKHHSLRAINSYYGLRRDALNGRGALKVGQFKAILKDTGIYNSWVQRPFAFGRKKNTERLKIATLTADLAYIIGFAYGDGHVQSNAKHSALRITQSSTHPNYIRRLHRAMSQVSDHPWKMYLRRAMTTKFAKSSECQVLVSHSNLFVYLFEWLTRNGLRDLLHLDDAALAGFLAGAVDADGCFSVKKNRQYSVVSFDLLLSNDLASNRRLLWALRRFDVYARIRNLQGVMSVQITSRADVKRLMERISPYSEKAKVIPPQRTRISARHEAVPASPLRLALSGLRPVPGELLRSGDWSAFHSYRSGKRQPYKAPLQRLIRRLDPWLDPSSQERLLALAGDDYALEAIRTVKSEFYTGYVYDLRVPLGEHFVTEGILTHNCIDELDKMRPDDRVAIHEALEQQTVSVAKGGIVATLNARASVLAAANPALGRYEPHKNINENINLPVTILSRFDLIFLVKDLPEPENDSRMSEHILSLHKTKHTPEEAPFPPEFLRKYISYAKRIVPVLTPEAVKELQDFYLKMRNTTGKEAAVAITPRQLEGLVRISEARARAFLREEVTVEDAKSAVKIMSYALYDVGVDVKTGKIDIDTIMTGKPATVRDSLGRVMAIVAELERETGTVDEKILSAAIVEREKVTDGEARRFVGQLIKEGMIYSPKEGKLKRTSG